Proteins encoded together in one Triticum dicoccoides isolate Atlit2015 ecotype Zavitan chromosome 7B, WEW_v2.0, whole genome shotgun sequence window:
- the LOC119338311 gene encoding auxin efflux carrier component 2, whose product MITGKDIYDVLAAVVPLYVAMFMAYGSVRWWGIFTPDQCSGINRFVAVFAVPLLSFHFISTNDPYAMDYRFLAADSLQKLVILAALAVWHNVLSRYRCRGGTEAGEASSLDWTITLFSLATLPNTLVMGIPLLRAMYGDFSGSLMVQIVVLQSVIWYTLMLFLFEYRGAKALISEQFPPDVGASIASFRVDSDVVSLNGREALHADAEVGRDGRVHVVIRRSASGSTTGGHGAGRSGIYRGASNAMTPRASNLTGVEIYSLQTSREPTPRQSSFNQSDFYSMFNGSKLASPKGQPPVAGGGGARGQGLDEQVANKFKGGEAAAPYPAPNPGMMMPAPRKKELGGSNSNSNKELHMFVWSSSASPVSEANLRNAVNHAASTDFAAAPPAAATPRDGATPRGVSGSVTPVMKKDASSGAVEVEIEDGMMKSPATGLGAKFPVSGSPYVAPRKKGADVPGLEEAAHPMPPASVMTRLILIMVWRKLIRNPNTYSSLIGLVWSLVSFRWNIQMPTIIKGSISILSDAGLGMAMFSLGLFMALQPKIISCGKSVATFAMAVRFLTGPAVIAATSIAVGLRGVLLHVAIVQAALPQGIVPFVFAKEYNCHPQILSTAVIFGMLVALPITILYYVLLGI is encoded by the exons ATGATCACCGGGAAGGACATCTACGACGTGCTGGCGGCGGTGGTGCCGCTGTACGTGGCCATGTTCATGGCGTACGGGTCGGTGCGGTGGTGGGGCATCTTCACGCCGGACCAGTGCTCGGGCATCAACCGCTTCGTCGCCGTCTTCGCGGTGCCGCTCCTCTCCTTCCACTTCATCTCCACCAACGACCCCTACGCCATGGACTACCGCTTCCTGGCCGCCGACTCGCTGCAGAAGCTCGTCATCCTCGCCGCCCTCGCCGTGTGGCACAACGTGCTCTCCCGCTACCGGTGCCGCGGCGGCACGGAGGCCGGCGAAGCCTCGTCGCTGGACTGGACCATCACGCTCTTCTCCCTGGCGACGCTGCCCAACACGCTGGTGATGGGCATCCCGCTGCTGCGCGCCATGTACGGCGACTTCTCGGGGTCGCTCATGGTGCAgatcgtggtgctgcagagcgtcaTCTGGTACACGCTCATGCTCTTCCTCTTCGAGTACCGCGGCGCCAAGGCGCTCATCTCCGAGCAGTTCCCGCCCGACGTCGGCGCCAGCATCGCCTCCTTCCGCGTCGACTCCGACGTCGTCTCGCTCAACGGGCGCGAGGCGCTGCACGCCGACGCCGAGGTCGGCCGCGACGGCCGCGTCCACGTTGTCATCCGCCGGTCCGCGTCGGGGTCCACCACGGGCGGCCACGGCGCCGGGCGCTCCGGGATCTACCGTGGCGCGTCCAACGCCATGACGCCGCGCGCGTCCAACCTCACGGGCGTGGAGATCTACTCGCTGCAGACGTCGCGGGAGCCCACGCCGAGGCAGTCCAGCTTCAACCAGTCCGACTTCTACTCCATGTTCAACGGGAGCAAGCTGGCTAGTCCCAAGGGCCAGCCCCCCGTCGCCGGAGGTGGTGGTGCGCGCGGGCAGGGGCTCGACGAGCAGGTGGCCAACAAGTTCAAGGGCGGCGAGGCGGCTGCGCCCTACCCCGCGCCCAACCCCGGGATGATGATGCCGGCGCCACG GAAGAAGGAGCTTGGGGGTTCCAACTCAAACTCGAACAAGGAGCTGCACATGTTCGTGTGGAGCTCCAGCGCGTCGCCCGTGTCGGAGGCCAACCTCCGCAACGCCGTCAACCACGCCGCGTCCACCGACTTCGCCGCCGCACCGCCGGCGGCAGCCACGCCACGAGACGGCGCCACACCCAGAG GCGTGAGCGGCAGCGTGACGCCGGTGATGAAGAAGGACGCCAGCAGCGGCGCGGTGGAGGTGGAGATCGAGGACGGCATGATGAAGAGCCCGGCGACGGGGCTGGGCGCCAAGTTCCCGGTGTCGGGGTCCCCCTACGTGGCCCCGCGGAAGAAGGGCGCCGACGTGCCCGGGCTGGAGGAGGCGGCGCACCCGATGCCGCCGGCGAGCGTGATGACCCGGCTCATCCTCATCATGGTGTGGCGCAAGCTCATCCGCAACCCCAACACCTACTCCAGCCTCATCGGCCTCGTCTGGTCACTCGTCTCCTTCAG GTGGAACATTCAGATGCCTACAATAATCAAGGGGTCCATATCCATCCTGTCTGATGCAGGGCTAGGGATGGCTATGTTCAGCTTAG GTCTCTTCATGGCTCTGCAACCAAAGATCATCTCTTGCGGGAAGTCTGTCGCCACATTTGCAATGGCAGTGAGGTTCTTGACTGGGCCGGCGGTGATCGCCGCGACCTCAATCGCCGTCGGGCTCCGGGGAGTGCTCCTACATGTTGCCATTGTCCAG GCAGCACTTCCACAAGGAATTGTTCCATTTGTGTTCGCCAAGGAGTACAATTGCCATCCTCAAATACTTAGCACAGC GGTTATTTTTGGAATGCTCGTGGCGCTCCCGATCACGATACTCTACTACGTTCTCCTTGGGATATAG